The following is a genomic window from Chanos chanos chromosome 1, fChaCha1.1, whole genome shotgun sequence.
AATGGGAATCATATGTAAAGTAGTGAAAGTGGTGGTAGAGAGACCAGGGAGAGTGAATAGAATGAACTAAAAAGCTCCAGTTGGACAGAATGGTTAACATACCACCAGAGCTCCAGCACGAAGACCTGGATCATAAGGCACTTTGAAACTCTCTGGAAGTCCTGAAATTTGCAAGTTCTCAAGCTTCTGCCGCAGCTGAAAAACAACTGTAACGTCTCTTTGCATCAGAAAACCTGTAACCTTTCTCTTATCTATGAAAATGACGCTTTATCTATATGTAAATAACACATGCAATATTTACCCTGGGCAGACACGTCATATTTCTCAGCAGACACAGCTTTGATCTCACGAGTTACTCTCTGCAAGGCTTCAGTGATCTCCACTTGCTTTCTAAAGTCCTGTAGCATGGCTTCTCCACAACCTCGCAGGTAGGCCTCTAAGATGACAGCATACCTTTGCTGGTAGTGCATGGACTGAGCTATTTCACTCCGCAAGAACCAGAAAAGGAAATGGCCAATCCGTTTGCTCTGTAAATGAAAGCTTTTAGGGCTGCTATAGTCATGATATTaagagactgaaaaatgaaagtaaCATTCTCTGGGAAAAGTATGATTCACTTACTCTTAGCGCACGTTTCAGCAAGAATCTGGCCAGGGCACTGTCATGGTATGGTTCAAACTTCACAGCCTAAATAAGGGAAGTTTACTCTCCTCATCACTGATATATTTCTCATAGTCCAAATTAACAGTTATATCAATAGTTGTATCTGTTCAACAAGCAAAGTGCACCACATATAACTAAATGATTATCTCTCTCTAAAAATTAATGCAATGgtttttctttgggtttttttttttatataacacaATATATAAGCCAAACTACCTCCTCAGCTTTTGTTCAAATAAATTTTCAAATAAATCACATGGTGTTCAGAACACTCCACAAAGTGGGTTAAGAATGATATGGAACTAGAATGTGTGACCGAGGTTTCCTTGTTTACCTTTAAGCTGGTCATTTGTATTGCTTGCAGTATGCAAAACTTTTAGAATagaactgttttgtgtgtacCTGAACCAGCTGTAGGAGGTATCGCAGTACATCATCGTCACCCAGAGTCTCTAGCTTCCTCACAGCCATAGACCTAACATTGGCATCAGAGAAGTGGCAATCCAGTAACTGCATGGCCAAGCCCACATCAAGTGGGCTGCGATCCCACGTGTTGCTCTTCTCTAGTAATTGGTGGGTGATCATCACTGCCTCTTGTTTGCCCCATTTCACAGAGCCCAAGAACTTTGGATACGCTCTGGGGTTCCTAAGACACTCCTGCCTGAAGTGCCAGAGGAGCTCCTTGTCCTCAGCACTTAGCGGGTGCAATGGATCAGTTGCTATGATCTGCTCAAACTGCTTCCGCAGATGGtttggcatctctctctgtcccctctctccctctacatcAGAGCCCTCCCGTGAATCCCGGCTCTTGGGAAGGGCCACAGGGTAGCAGTATTTGTCCAGTATGATGGCAATAGCCATAGAGCTAGTCTTGTCTGGGTTTGTGGCAGAGGTGAGCTTGTCGGCGTTAACACTGCTGTTATCCTCGCTCTTTTCCGGCATCTTCCACATGTGCAGGATGAACTCACCTTGCCTCAATAGTGAGCGATGGTCTACCAGCAGGAGGTTGACGTAGTAGAGCAAACGACTCTTGGTCTTGCTGTCATAATTACTATTGTCTCTTGAGGTCTGGGTTTGAGCTTTACCACAGGAAACTTGGAGGCTAAGCCGTGCCCCCTTGGGCAGGTCCTTGATCTTGATGTTGAACTCCAGCCAAGTGTTCCACAATACCTCTTCAGTGAAGGGCTTGGAGGATGTCCTTTCTTGGGCCAGCAACTGTTGCCCATGGAAAATACTGGCCTCAACAAACACAATAAGTTCAGAGTTACGAGGCAGGACTGGTATGTCAATGCCCAAGACTTTGACTCTGAATTTGCGATTGCAGTCCCAAAGTGAGATAGTGAACACCTTTTCATGGTCTTTTTCATCAATGGTCAACTGCTCATGGGTACCAGCCACACCAGTGCAATCATCCACCTGTGACCAGTCCTCTTTTTGGACAACATCATGCTCAGGGTTTGGTGGGGACTCTAACACAAGGTGAATCTCCTCTCCATTCTTGAGACACTGTCTGACCCAGTGGAAGTTTTTGATGGCGTAGTTGCCAAAAATGTATTCCTCTCTTCCACAAATCCTTAGGACAAAATCTGATTCACTGACATTCTCAGGGATACCAAAAAGCGCCTTCTTATTTGCCGTTTTGGTAAAGAAGCTTCGAAGAACTTGAACAGGTGTGTCATCAATGGATACCTTTATAGTTTGGCTAGAGGTGTGCCTGTGTATTACCAGAAGAATATGATTGTTGCTGATTTTGCTCATCAGGTATTCGGGAAGAGGTTTTGTGGTTATCCAGGGATCCATTGAGTAAAGTTTGGGATCTCTGTCCGACAGCTCAATTTTTCGGGTAGTCAGCAATTTCCGTCTTGTGAACTCCAGCTCGTCGTCATGTACATTGCTCACATCTGTGACATCATACCCAATTAGATGGTTTAAAAACTTTTGGTATTGAATGGATTCCTCAGTTGGTTGTGACCTAATGGTAAGGTGAATTTTCcccatctctttttttaatgctttccAGTAGCGAATGCAATCAAGTGTTTGGAACACCTGATGCTTGTCATAGATCTCATACCAGTTTCCTTTCTTCTGGTA
Proteins encoded in this region:
- the pik3cg gene encoding phosphatidylinositol 4,5-bisphosphate 3-kinase catalytic subunit gamma isoform, encoding MEQQISDDEPPVVPREENKRRRRGKMKAFTSNSSVDMDHIAVEFVLPTTNKISKCPDTLQLDVAGNWTVEQVKAQLWLRAVAANICPEFYQKYNPDHCILLYQKKGNWYEIYDKHQVFQTLDCIRYWKALKKEMGKIHLTIRSQPTEESIQYQKFLNHLIGYDVTDVSNVHDDELEFTRRKLLTTRKIELSDRDPKLYSMDPWITTKPLPEYLMSKISNNHILLVIHRHTSSQTIKVSIDDTPVQVLRSFFTKTANKKALFGIPENVSESDFVLRICGREEYIFGNYAIKNFHWVRQCLKNGEEIHLVLESPPNPEHDVVQKEDWSQVDDCTGVAGTHEQLTIDEKDHEKVFTISLWDCNRKFRVKVLGIDIPVLPRNSELIVFVEASIFHGQQLLAQERTSSKPFTEEVLWNTWLEFNIKIKDLPKGARLSLQVSCGKAQTQTSRDNSNYDSKTKSRLLYYVNLLLVDHRSLLRQGEFILHMWKMPEKSEDNSSVNADKLTSATNPDKTSSMAIAIILDKYCYPVALPKSRDSREGSDVEGERGQREMPNHLRKQFEQIIATDPLHPLSAEDKELLWHFRQECLRNPRAYPKFLGSVKWGKQEAVMITHQLLEKSNTWDRSPLDVGLAMQLLDCHFSDANVRSMAVRKLETLGDDDVLRYLLQLVQAVKFEPYHDSALARFLLKRALRSKRIGHFLFWFLRSEIAQSMHYQQRYAVILEAYLRGCGEAMLQDFRKQVEITEALQRVTREIKAVSAEKYDVSAQVVFQLRQKLENLQISGLPESFKVPYDPGLRAGALVIEQCKVMASKKKPLWLQFKRADPTTLSSDTIGVIFKDGDDLRQDMLILQILLIMESIWETESLDLSLLPYGCISTGNKIGMIEIVKDATTIANIQQSTVGNTGAFKDEILNQWLRDKCVSEDKFQQAVERFLYSCGGYCVATYVLGIGDRHNDNIMITESGNLFHIDFGHILGNYKSFMGISKERVPFVLTPDFLYVMGTTGKKTSPLFPKFQDICVKAYLALRHHTNLLIILFSMMLMTGMPQLTSKEDIEYIREALTVGRSEEEAQRHFLDQIEICRDKGWTVQFNWFLHLVLGIKQGVEKRSA